One window of Deltaproteobacteria bacterium genomic DNA carries:
- a CDS encoding lipoprotein-releasing ABC transporter permease subunit, with protein sequence MRYLRARRRETFISLITVISILGVMLAVMTLNVVMAVMTGFEETLRDRLLGINAHIALVKAGEPLREQEKLLAEIAKQPGVVAASPTIYGQVMLTSGSRVSGVVVRGVDPVRVNQVIDLQRYLQQGTLAGLSHQYPLQVADRRVLLPGIIIGQRLANQLGVGVGDPVQVVSPLGSPTAIGVIPKVRRFVVISMMKTGMSEIDSTMVFMGLAEAQKFFDLDGAVTNIEVRVNNVNRAKAVADDLQKRLGFPYLAEDWGRLWPNLFTALELEKTVYFLVLLLMVLIGAFNIISTLVMVVMEKRKDVAILLSMGATRASIRKIFLLKGCVIGAVGTFLGLILGILVCLLIAQYEFQLPKDVFLISTVPVRMYGSNLAIVTLASLGVCLLASIYPSRQAAKLDPVEILRYE encoded by the coding sequence CATTTCGATTCTGGGTGTGATGCTCGCCGTCATGACGCTTAACGTCGTCATGGCAGTGATGACCGGCTTCGAAGAAACCCTGCGCGACCGCCTGCTTGGCATCAACGCGCACATCGCTTTAGTGAAAGCCGGCGAGCCGTTGCGCGAGCAGGAAAAACTGTTGGCGGAAATTGCCAAACAGCCTGGCGTGGTCGCGGCCTCGCCGACCATTTACGGGCAAGTCATGTTGACCTCCGGGTCGCGGGTTTCGGGAGTGGTGGTGCGCGGTGTCGATCCGGTGCGGGTCAACCAGGTGATCGATTTGCAGCGCTACTTGCAGCAAGGGACGCTGGCCGGGCTGAGCCATCAATACCCATTGCAAGTGGCAGACCGACGCGTGCTGCTGCCGGGCATCATTATCGGTCAACGATTGGCCAATCAGCTTGGTGTCGGTGTCGGCGATCCGGTTCAAGTGGTTTCGCCTTTAGGCAGTCCGACCGCGATCGGCGTGATTCCCAAAGTGCGCCGTTTTGTCGTGATTAGCATGATGAAAACCGGCATGAGCGAGATCGATTCCACGATGGTGTTTATGGGCTTGGCTGAGGCGCAGAAGTTTTTCGATCTCGACGGTGCGGTGACCAATATCGAAGTCCGCGTCAATAACGTCAATCGCGCTAAAGCGGTCGCCGACGATTTGCAAAAACGGTTGGGCTTTCCCTATCTCGCCGAGGATTGGGGCCGGTTGTGGCCGAACTTGTTTACTGCTCTGGAGCTAGAAAAGACCGTTTACTTTCTCGTCCTGTTGCTGATGGTCTTGATCGGCGCCTTTAACATTATTTCGACCTTGGTCATGGTCGTAATGGAAAAGCGCAAGGACGTTGCGATTCTGCTTTCCATGGGGGCGACGCGGGCCAGCATTCGCAAGATTTTCCTTTTGAAGGGCTGTGTGATCGGTGCGGTGGGAACGTTTCTCGGCCTCATTCTCGGTATTCTGGTTTGTTTGCTCATCGCCCAGTATGAATTTCAGTTACCCAAGGACGTGTTCCTGATTTCGACCGTGCCGGTGCGCATGTACGGCAGCAACCTTGCGATCGTCACGCTCGCTTCTCTGGGAGTGTGCCTGTTGGCGAGCATCTATCCGTCGCGCCAGGCGGCCAAACTCGATCCGGTCGAAATTCTCCGCTATGAGTAG